TTCTGGTTGGCTCTTGCCACAGAATGAACAATATATATTTTCGTTTTCTTTTGTATCGTTAGACATTTATTTCTCTTTTTCTAGATTTTAAACATTTTTAGGAAAATAAAGTTCCAAAAAAAGCATGAATGGAATTTACAATATTCGTAAAGGCATTAAGAAGAAAAATAGTTCCTAAGCCCCAGCGCTTTTTGCGGAAGCATTGCAGTGCAAGGATTACACAGATTGCGCATAAAACAGCTGTAAATAAGCCAAAAATAGATTTTGTCACGGCTTTTGTTTCTCCTTCCGCTCATATTTTTCAACGGTAAAGTCATAAGGATTTTGCGCGTCTTTTTTGTGATAATCCGCTGACACTTTCACATACTTCGAAAAATCAAACGTATCAGGGAAATAAGTATCCCCTGCAAATTCTCCATGAACAACCGTTTTATAGAGCGCTGATAGCTCATTTTCGAAAAGAAGGAACATCTCTGATCCGCCAATGATATATAAATCACGCTCTTGATTATTATACCATTCTACAACTTCGGATACACTATGCATGATTAGGACACGGTCGTTATCTTCTTTGGGATAAGTTTCATCTCTTGTAAGAACGATAGTGATACGTCCAGGAAGCACACGCTTATTCATGCCTTCAAAGGTTTTGCGGCCCATCAAAATTGCTTGATGATACGTTGTCTTTTTAAAATGTTCGAGTTCAGCAGGTAAGCGCCAAGGTAAATGACCATCGATGCCAATTACTTTTTTCTCGTCCTCTGCCCAGATTGCGTAAATCATTTTATTTCACCTACGTTGCTTTTCTTCAATTGCTTGGAAAAGCCAGTCATCCTCTTAAACAAAGATGTTCCTTTCTTTTGGGATTTTAAGGCCAACTCTTTGATATTCTTTAATACACAAATAGCTGACAAAATTCATAAAGAAT
This window of the Lactococcus garvieae subsp. garvieae genome carries:
- a CDS encoding dihydrofolate reductase, with product MIYAIWAEDEKKVIGIDGHLPWRLPAELEHFKKTTYHQAILMGRKTFEGMNKRVLPGRITIVLTRDETYPKEDNDRVLIMHSVSEVVEWYNNQERDLYIIGGSEMFLLFENELSALYKTVVHGEFAGDTYFPDTFDFSKYVKVSADYHKKDAQNPYDFTVEKYERKEKQKP